In Deltaproteobacteria bacterium, the following proteins share a genomic window:
- a CDS encoding chorismate lyase, which translates to MMLSYTLVEPWREFADGHPPCEPAGLGPNQRLLLLSDGSLTLHLETLFSAPVRVELKHNGPCTLDAALARYLDVTPGAESLEREVWLTVEGRRLVYAHSVIPLRCTEPELLEALRQGAEPIGRVLSARNTPVAKDRIEVGRVMCPKAARELGLDGTAVFEAKRYRLVNGRPEGGWIIKAALTEIFSPALMAQLDDLAAERAGADGALSR; encoded by the coding sequence ATGATGTTGAGTTACACCCTTGTCGAGCCGTGGCGGGAGTTCGCGGACGGTCATCCGCCCTGCGAGCCCGCCGGACTCGGTCCCAATCAGAGGCTCCTGCTCCTCTCCGACGGCTCGCTCACGCTCCACCTCGAAACGCTCTTCAGCGCCCCGGTCCGCGTGGAGCTCAAGCACAACGGCCCCTGCACGCTCGACGCCGCGCTGGCGCGCTACCTCGACGTGACACCCGGCGCCGAGTCGCTGGAGCGCGAGGTGTGGCTCACGGTCGAGGGCCGCAGGCTCGTCTACGCCCACTCGGTCATACCGCTGCGCTGCACGGAGCCGGAGCTTCTCGAGGCGCTGCGCCAGGGCGCCGAGCCCATAGGCAGGGTCCTCTCGGCGAGGAACACGCCGGTGGCCAAGGACAGGATAGAGGTAGGGCGCGTCATGTGCCCCAAGGCTGCAAGGGAGCTCGGCCTGGACGGGACCGCCGTCTTCGAGGCCAAGCGCTACAGGCTCGTAAACGGCCGGCCCGAGGGCGGATGGATCATAAAGGCGGCGCTGACCGAGATATTCAGCCCGGCGCTCATGGCCCAGCTCGACGACCTGGCGGCCGAGCGGGCCGGAGCCGACGGCGCACTGAGTCGATGA